Proteins from a genomic interval of Fuerstiella sp.:
- a CDS encoding MBL fold metallo-hydrolase: MKTGKRLARSTAVFGALLFGITVVDAQITTTVPDIDPHVPVGRPDPNVIVESIKASASHRGITAWWVGNSGFAVQIGDKVVLTDPVIELARDSDPLGSEMGLRKSGPGEWLQPVWQCDNVVPLRFRMPLLARELPQCDLVVVSHAHEDHGASKTLRILGKQTNAHFCGPLEMKQKFLDVGIPEERIHVALAGQIREIAGMNVEWTYATHGPPTYASGYLVDDGENRVYYTGDNSTIEKHEDFPHIMDFRDIDLLIQPAPLQYMGGERGAKLANSIDAAFVLPSHFNTYDIPGENLSGGWLGGNPEEMRAHMKHPERLKRPLQGQGLHIEDGEGTLVMNPNPRQLADQAWPVYDEIKVDGDLTDWQRARWTVLLRPRVLTPWGTDTARCAVLWDEDNLYVAFDVVDTDLQGGVKDRDGSVFSDDCVEVNIDPHGDRPEQMEKNDYYYTITVENVVSDASGPREDKTWNSRFQHAVKLRGSLNNSEDNDSGYSVELALPWQELGIKPHAGMSFPIDFLVGDRDDDQQNYYYDWAELRHPQTPVNWGEIKLVGRAQE; the protein is encoded by the coding sequence GACGACAGTCCCCGACATCGATCCACATGTTCCGGTCGGCAGGCCAGATCCGAATGTCATTGTTGAGTCGATTAAGGCATCGGCAAGTCATCGGGGGATTACTGCATGGTGGGTTGGGAACTCCGGATTTGCTGTGCAGATCGGCGATAAAGTCGTGCTAACCGATCCCGTTATTGAACTGGCGCGAGACTCAGACCCGCTGGGGTCAGAGATGGGACTCCGGAAATCCGGTCCAGGAGAATGGTTGCAGCCGGTTTGGCAATGCGACAATGTGGTGCCGCTGAGATTCCGAATGCCGTTGCTGGCCCGGGAGTTGCCTCAGTGTGACCTCGTCGTGGTGAGTCATGCGCATGAGGATCACGGTGCGTCGAAGACTCTGCGAATACTTGGTAAGCAGACGAATGCGCACTTTTGCGGTCCGCTTGAAATGAAGCAGAAATTTCTGGATGTGGGGATTCCGGAAGAGCGAATTCATGTGGCCCTGGCGGGACAAATTCGCGAAATCGCCGGAATGAATGTGGAATGGACGTATGCGACCCACGGGCCACCAACGTACGCCTCCGGCTATCTGGTTGATGATGGTGAGAATCGGGTCTATTACACGGGTGACAACAGCACGATTGAAAAACACGAGGATTTTCCTCACATCATGGACTTTCGTGACATTGATCTGCTGATTCAGCCAGCGCCGCTGCAGTACATGGGTGGTGAACGAGGAGCCAAACTGGCGAACTCAATCGACGCTGCCTTTGTGTTGCCTTCGCATTTTAATACCTACGACATTCCTGGTGAGAACCTGAGTGGTGGCTGGCTGGGTGGAAATCCGGAAGAGATGAGGGCCCACATGAAGCACCCCGAACGCCTCAAGCGTCCACTGCAGGGGCAGGGGTTGCACATCGAGGATGGAGAGGGGACACTGGTTATGAATCCGAATCCCCGACAACTCGCGGACCAGGCGTGGCCGGTTTACGATGAAATAAAGGTCGATGGAGATCTGACCGACTGGCAGCGGGCCCGCTGGACCGTGCTGCTTCGACCACGGGTCCTGACCCCATGGGGGACTGACACCGCTCGCTGCGCCGTGTTATGGGACGAGGATAATCTTTATGTGGCCTTTGATGTCGTTGATACCGATCTGCAGGGTGGAGTGAAAGATCGGGACGGTTCCGTGTTCAGCGATGACTGTGTGGAGGTTAACATTGACCCGCACGGCGATCGTCCGGAGCAGATGGAAAAGAATGATTACTATTATACGATTACGGTGGAGAATGTCGTCAGTGATGCCTCAGGTCCTCGTGAGGACAAGACGTGGAACAGTCGGTTTCAACATGCTGTGAAGCTTCGCGGAAGCCTGAACAACAGTGAGGATAATGATTCAGGCTACAGCGTCGAACTCGCCTTGCCGTGGCAGGAGCTTGGCATTAAGCCGCACGCGGGAATGTCGTTCCCGATTGACTTCCTCGTTGGCGACCGTGACGACGATCAACAGAACTATTACTACGACTGGGCCGAGCTTCGTCATCCGCAGACGCCGGTCAACTGGGGCGAGATCAAACTCGTTGGTCGAGCGCAGGAGTAG